From SAR202 cluster bacterium:
GCAAAAACGCCGCCACCCCAAAGCCAATGACTATGGCCGTCAGGATCAGCGCCTGCACCAGAGGGTCCGTAAACACCTGCCCCTGCCCATCCTCACCCGCAATCGGCACCGCCCCCTTCCTCAAGCGCCCTACCGTTAGAATCGTTAGGTTGGCGGCGTGCGAAATCAAGAACAGCCCGAACACCGCCTTGAGCACGCTCCGTTGTAGCAGCAGGAACAGCCCTGCCGAGGCCAGCGCCCCTATCCCTACCGCCAGCGGCAGCTCCATCACCCCTCCCTCAACGCCAGCATCGCCGTCATCATCCCTCCCACCACCAGCAGAAATATTCCCGCGTCGAAAGCCTGCGCCAGCGCAAACTCCATCTCTATATCCAATACCGGCACCAGGACTGAACTATGGAAGCTGGTCAGGAACGGATAGCCCTTCACCAATGCTATGGTTCCCACCACAATTGACACCCCAATCCCCACCGCCATGAACCCCCGGTACGGCAGCCTCAGGAACCTCGGCACCGACTCGTACCCGTGGGCCATGAACTGCATCGCCAGCGCCCCTGACATCAAAACCCCAGCTATGAACCCTCCCCCTGCCCGGTTGTGCCCGTTCAGCAGCAAGTAAAGCGCCAGCACAGCCAGGAATGGCAGCATCAGCGACGCCACCGTCCGGAGCAGCGGCCCTCTGTCCATCTAACTTCTCTCCTTTATCGCCCGGACAATAGCATAAGCCGCCAAAGCCGCCAGCGCGATCACCGTTATCTCTCCCAAAGTATCGTATCCTCGAAAGTCGATGAGAATGCTGTTCACCACATTTTTGGAATGGCCCCCCTCCGGAGCCTGCTCCAGAAAATAAGGCGCTATCGATGGGTGCTGCGGCGTCACCAGCACCGCCAGCAGTATTAGCGCCACAAACGCCCCAAACGCCACAGACACCGCCGCCTGCATTCCCACCGTCGTGATCTTTTTGCTTACATGAAAGACCCTCAGCATCTTTCTAAAGCCCAGCACAAACAGCAGCACCATCACCAGCTCCACCAGCACCTGCGTCAGCGCTAGGTCCGGCGCGCTGTACAGCGCAAACACCGACACCACTAGCATCCCCACAAACCCAAGGTTGATGACCGACTCCAGCCTCCCTCGCCGGAAAATCATCGTTACACCTGCCGCCGCCAGTAGCGTCGCCAGCACGTAGTCCAGTACCCCCGGGTCTACGCCTTCGAACAAATCCGACAGCGGTATAGACGTCACCCTCGTTGCCGCCAGCGCCGTCAGCCCCATCGCGAAAAGGATTATCGCCGCCACGTACACCCTTAAATCGCCGTTCTGTAAATGCCAGAACAGTCTAGGCAGTCCACTCTCCACCCATTCCACCGCCCCACCGTACACCCTCTCGAAGGTACGCCGCGCCGTCACCGGTGTCAGCATCTCATTTACTGCGTCCATTACTATATATGTGGAAACGCCCGCAGCTATTATTGCTATGCTTAGCGTCAGCGGCCTCGTCACCCCATGCCACAGGCCCAGATCCACATGCACAAGCTGCTGTGTCACCGCCGACACCGCCGGGCTCATCAGTGTCCCCTCCGTCAGCGCCGGATATACTCCCAGAACCACCATCGTCGCCGCCAGCACGCCTATAGGCATTAACAGTCCCAACGATGGATTATGTGGGTGAACGTCCGCGTCTCTCGCGTGTCCAAAGAACGTCCCAATCAGGAACCTGAGCGAGTAGGCCAGTGTGACGACGCTTCCCATCACCAGCGTCGTCGTCACCCCCCACTCTCTCCACCCCTCCGCCTCCAGCGACGCCCCCAGCATCGCCTCCTTGCTCACAAACCCGTTCAAAGGCGGTACCCCTCCAGACGACAGCGCCGCCACCGCCGCCAGCGTCGCCAGCGCCGGCATCGCCGCCGCCAGCCCGCCCAGCCTCTCCAGGTTTCGAGTACCCGTGCCGTGCTCCACCGCCCCTACAATTAAGAACATTGCCCCCTTAAAGGCCGCATGACTCATCAAATGCAGCGTCGCCGCGGCCGCCGCCAGCTCAGTGCCCAGACCGTACAGCGCCATCATCATCCCTAGCTGGCTCACCGTTGAATACGCCAGCAGCGCCTTCAGGTCTGTCTGCCGCAGCGCCAGCACCCCACCCACCACCAGCGTCACCAGACCCATACCTACCAGCATCCCCTCCCACTCCGGCATCCCTGTAAATACAGGAGTCATCCGAGCCGCCAGGAAAACGCCGGCCTTCACCATCGTCGCCGAGTGAAGATAGGCGCTCACCGGCGTCGGCGCCACCATGGCTGACGGCAGCCATGTGTGGAACGGTACCATAGCCGACTTGGTCACCACCCCCAGGCCCACCAGTACCGCAATGGGTACTGCCAACGCGCTGTCCCTTAAAACGTCAGCCCTTGCAAATATCTCGGGAAGCTCAAAAGTCCCCACCTCTGCATATATAAGTAGGAACCCTGCCAGCATCGCCAGCCCGCCCAAACTTGTGATCACCAGCGCCTGCACCGCGTTAGCTCGCGACTCCTCTTCTTTGTCCGAAAGCCCTATTAAAAAGAAGGAGCTTATCGTTGTCGCTTCCCAGAACACATACAGCACCATCAAGTTGGACGACGTCACCAGCCCCAGCATTGACCCCGTGAACACCAGCATCCATGCGTAG
This genomic window contains:
- a CDS encoding Na(+)/H(+) antiporter subunit C (subunit C of antiporter complex involved in resistance to high concentrations of Na+, K+, Li+ and/or alkali), which translates into the protein MELPLAVGIGALASAGLFLLLQRSVLKAVFGLFLISHAANLTILTVGRLRKGAVPIAGEDGQGQVFTDPLVQALILTAIVIGFGVAAFLLTLTVQAHKEIGSDDLDDMREIRG
- a CDS encoding DUF4040 domain-containing protein produces the protein MLPIFFALPAGAGIAAPFLPKALQERLGWLSAMVTAALFGLALAYLPRIADGGFVHFSYGWVGDAGVNFSFLLDGYSMFFTLLVAGMGTLIFFYSQEYMAQHPHRLKFYAWMLVFTGSMLGLVTSSNLMVLYVFWEATTISSFFLIGLSDKEEESRANAVQALVITSLGGLAMLAGFLLIYAEVGTFELPEIFARADVLRDSALAVPIAVLVGLGVVTKSAMVPFHTWLPSAMVAPTPVSAYLHSATMVKAGVFLAARMTPVFTGMPEWEGMLVGMGLVTLVVGGVLALRQTDLKALLAYSTVSQLGMMMALYGLGTELAAAAATLHLMSHAAFKGAMFLIVGAVEHGTGTRNLERLGGLAAAMPALATLAAVAALSSGGVPPLNGFVSKEAMLGASLEAEGWREWGVTTTLVMGSVVTLAYSLRFLIGTFFGHARDADVHPHNPSLGLLMPIGVLAATMVVLGVYPALTEGTLMSPAVSAVTQQLVHVDLGLWHGVTRPLTLSIAIIAAGVSTYIVMDAVNEMLTPVTARRTFERVYGGAVEWVESGLPRLFWHLQNGDLRVYVAAIILFAMGLTALAATRVTSIPLSDLFEGVDPGVLDYVLATLLAAAGVTMIFRRGRLESVINLGFVGMLVVSVFALYSAPDLALTQVLVELVMVLLFVLGFRKMLRVFHVSKKITTVGMQAAVSVAFGAFVALILLAVLVTPQHPSIAPYFLEQAPEGGHSKNVVNSILIDFRGYDTLGEITVIALAALAAYAIVRAIKERS